cattcctgctgcgtgtccgagaagtcagagggatatcagacacgtgatgcttgatatatgcacgtttaccttgcgtgtgtttacttctcaaggggtcacacccccatatccagctcgtactgCGAGCTTCATactggactcgaccttcggccttcagggggcctgctccagtcttggactATGGAGGggagccctttgggcttcctcgagctaacgacagaagctccggtcataggggagttcatgagataacaACGATTAGTCAGTAGCTCGGCTTGCTAAcaagcccgtgggaaaaccagggcgtacagtcccaaaaccaactctaaatccctaatagaccacacaacaacctagaaacgtcatgcccaagctcattcacacaattattcccaaaattctctcttgagttccatgctttagtaactcaaaccagaaagttaaaaacaacttgaacccaaacccaaaccttaCTCCAAATTCCCTAATCCATAACAGAAATAAGCTTCACAattacatagaatccttaccttgaatggagagtccaacctctagcttcaaacctccttcccctttgattacccaactctgaattcatacaaaaccagccaccaacttgtttcaattcatacttatcaaccaaaaaccagacttgaaacttaaatatatcatagctaaatccttacctctgagtattcttggcctaagcttgattgaTAACTTAAAACCTCCCTTGATTCACCTTCCAAGAGCCAAATTCAACTTCCCTCTTCTATATTACTTTTGCTCTTTTTTCTAGGTCTCCCAAATTCAGCATAAAACCAATTTCTCAAAGTATTACTCGTActtgtattttccttcagctcaaactcacctatacactgccaaaagaccaatttatctCTCCattaatatccctttctaactagacctcaagggcttacttgtccttttactagctttacaattctaccacctctCCAACAAAACTTGTTACCCTCTaaggttactaacagttacgcaggttaccaaatcaccagttaccactatctagctttctaggaccgtctcggcacgtgcatcacattgaaatTACCGCACccatgtggtacaaatcacatatcatagttatcacataacataatacacgtagtcatataacatgcttaaaatcataatcatgcatcttaatcattaaaaatcacacataatctccattatgccctccaggcacactaatcaaggcccttaagccttattagtgaatttgggtcgttacatacctAATTGCTTCTTGCCCTCAGCTTTGAAGTCTTGAAACATATCAAAGGTTTCAaacttcctaagcattaggtaagtatgaccataacTTAAGTAATCATCAATGTAGGTGACGAATTACTGATATCCACGTCtagcttgtacattgattggaccataaACGTTGTTGTGTACAAGCTCTAAGtgttctttagctctattgcctttcaATGAGAAAGAACGTTTAGTTCTCTCAACTTCCATCTTTTGTTAAACAATTTATTCTGTTAcgaaaatatatgttatttcaatggaaatggtaagaaatattactactctagacaaaatattacaaataactaatagtgattaaataatgttacaactctatgactgaaaataaaataaacaatagaagaattagaagaagagaatggaggaATACAACTCCAaagaaaaagatacaaataaagaaaaattgtttgtaacaaaaagaaaagaaaagattacaactctaaacaagaaatacaagtaaatagagaagaataatatgaagatgaaaagaaatAGAATAAAAGGGAAGAATAAGAATCAAATGGCAAACAAGTCTCACTCgtactaccaaagtgaagagtgttggggatcattaacttgaacaaggtttgaaacctttgtccaaaagcttatttctccctaacttaagcactaagggatctctcacagattttggaaatttctttatGGAATAATctagcctctaggtgttttcttgccaagtgttctaatggatagaaaagttgtgtcttacaagtgagcaataagctcctatttatagacttTAGAGACAccgtttgaatttcaaattccaccaaccccattggttgttaccaatgattaattggatgtttatggaattaaaattgagatttgggagttatttggtaTTTGGAGCCGTTtaaaaaagattgaaaaaactgaaaaaatttgtCGGTTTGCCTCTGTGGCTGGAACAGGGAGTATCAGTGGCCGCTgccactggtctctgttccccaggccgcggcctggccaatttcagcacatgaaaatgtgctgtttttccaaacggttccaattcactcccaaatgattttgtaaccccaaaaacacattatcggggttaaaatcatatctctaacaatcaTATCACATATgattttaagaaattcatctcaatattgtgtaacaacaaatctacacaataatgggcaatatttggaagttacaaatttgtaacaccaaatgttacatatttggatattcacatatatctaaatattgtaattctctattatatgttaaaATATGTGACACTATTTGTCACAttcatttaatctaaaacattatattatattataaaataatataacattctcccactagattaaatagttatctattgtaacacttatttaataaaacaacattatattttaaaatataacatatcccccacttgattaaataataactctctcttataggagtcattacattggtgcataaaataaagtgtttttcaacttgaactttactatagtgtaattatcacaaaatttgttgaaaatttggttgcactaggcattgaaccatctttccatgataacaaatctgtgataacacacacacctttcccatgttcacttaagacctctatgtctcgctttgcactgttaatggtcatgtgcactttccattcatggatgttcttgagaatactcccaattctaatgagaggcagcaccacccctaggtccatctaggtagaactcttatagtattttgttaccaaaaatacttgtcttcacaagactgaattctattaaacaacctctcggttttaaccctcaactttgtaactcacaagtactcaacatcttagatgggacttgttttgagtacaactaatattcacatGACTGAGTTgctgttacctattgaacctaacactagttcaataactagtattaagataggttaccatcaatcacgaatctctttagagagtttaagtcccatccctcgagatgatgtagccactaaatctctcgttagtggcttagtgaaagaaTTCGCCAggtttcacttgttctcacataggatattgagatgactcctctttgaatcaattctcttacatatccatgtcttagactaatatgtctacaCTTCCCATTACACACtttgttgtatgctctagccaatgttgcttggctatcacattgtatcgatatagtggatacattctctattattaggggtatctctatcaatagaccccttaaccattcgacctctttgctggtaataactaaacctataaactctgcttccatggaATGAGATAtgcaggtttgtttcttggaatccCAAGAAATTACATCCCCcacaagtgtaaatacccaaccagttgtggacaggTTGTCCACAAGATTGGATATtaaacttgcatctgtatattcTTCTAAGATTGAaagaaatttggagtagtgaaggcttagtcatttggttttcttgagataacctaggactctcccaATAGCATTCCAGTGAttcacacttggattacttgtatacctactaagtttacttaccacaaatgctatatcaggtctagtacatcgggtagcatacataagactccctatagcactagcgtactccaattgagctaccgctcttccttcattcttttctatttttacactatgatcgaatggatttttggcatctttaaccttgagatggttaaatttgttcaatactttctcaacatagtgggcttgccctaatgtAAAACCCCAACTATGATTCTTTACTTTGATACAAAGTGTGGTGTCAACttcttcaagatatttcatcttgaaggttgatgatagaaacctcttcgtttcttctaaccctttcatgctatcacttagaataagcatgtcatccacatataagcaaacaacaatcacatatcccttataagttttggaatacaaacacttgtctccattgttatgcctaaacccattagacatgatggcttgatcgaaGGATTTCACATATCCCTTAGGAGcatgtttcaatccatataaggattttacaagtctacatactttatgttcatatcttggtaggacaaacccttcaggttgttccatatagacctcctcattgaggtcaccattaaggaatgtcgttttgacatccatttgatgaacatacaagttgtgtatagaagccaaagcgaacaaaattcttatagaagttctTCTTGCAACAagtgcataggtatcgaaataatcaataccctctttttgcctacaccctttagctactaatctagcattaaaggtttggatagtgctgccagtgtgatattttctcctaaatatccACTTACATCCAATTGTTTTAGACCTCGGTAGGAGGTCTACCGATTCTGAAGTGTTGTttgaaagaatggaatccatctcatcattgatggcttctttccaaaatgcactatctcttgattgcatggcttctctataagtcttaggatcatcctcaacaagaagtacaataggaattttcctaatggcttcctctctatttccttctacaatgtagaaagaaattcgttgagaatctaccTAATCTAATACTACACTTTTCTCCTttctaagcctttgacttcttctaagtccAATGGGTTGCTTTTcattcctttgagaattctcctcttgagaattatttttggatgtagaagcttgagaattgttctcatataacaaattctcctttagagatgttgaagcttgagaattgttgtcacataacatgttctcaaagaatttaacttctctagattcaatcacaacattagactctaagtataATAGCCTATGAGCTTTACTATTGTtcgcataaccaacaaaagcacacattgtggctcttgaacctaactgtattctattaggtttatttttcttgcaatatacAAGACACCCCCAccctttgaagtaccctatgttgggttttcttccattccataactcatatggagatatctcatttttcttcatcggtatttgattaagaatgtgacaagcggtttaCAATGCTTCatcccataagttgaagttcaacttagaaaaaaccaacatagaatttatcatctctagataagtcctatttttcctttcggcaacaccattgtgttgtggtgtataaggtgcagtgcactcattaattataccattttcttcacaaaatgtattgaattcattagagaagtactctcctcctctatcacttcttagcaccttaatcatTTTATCAAGttaattttcaacttctaatttatatactttaaaatcatcaaaagtttcatctttatgctttaaaacaAACACAtaagtatatctactaaaatcatctataaaagaaagaaaatacattttaccacctctagttaaaacaccatttaattcacaaagatcactatggattaatctagtaaattagatgatctttctacactaggaaatggtttcttaatcatttctaccttaacacatgtttcacatttaccatagtttttaatattgcatgcaatcataccacattttactactctttccatggttgaaaaacctatgttAGATGgtctaagatgccataaaaataaagaatcataatcAACTATATAGGTGGAATTAGCagtttttattgataacattgaaagttacatcattggtgcacaacttaaccataccctcacaagagtacccctttcccaaaaatacattggatttggtaagaataagtttaccggactcaaaaacaacTTTAATGCCAgacttgccaagaaaatcaccacttaccaagtttctactcatttcgggaacataaagtacattcactaatgttactttcttatcggaggtgaaaaagacttcaatggtacctttgtcaagtaccttggatttgccctcattgcccatttgaatctcatggttgccctttgactcttcaaagatcttgaacaatgatttgtcataggtgacatggacggtggcacatgtattaCATCCCTTCAACTTGCCTTGGACCgtattcacctcactaagggtaacaACTATATTCTCTTCTTGAGTTGCATTTActttaggtccttgttggtcttttctatgtctacactctctagcatagtgaccttttttcccacacacaaagcaaggacctttctcactcttaaacttgtttgggttggttcttggacccaaggatgtctcattacccttcttgcctttccctttgtttttgggatgttttggttgtgacaccgcatttgctttggaagtctctccattagacccctccacaagtttatctctacatattgattcctccttgattcgaatatgcttttggatttcctccaaagaataatcctcatttttacgAAGGGTTCTTTTCCTATAGCTTCTCCATGTTGGTGGTAATTTAACCACTATAGCActaacttgaaaggcctcgggaagctcaatcttcacaactttcaatttgttaacaattatttgcaattcatgtatttgaggaagaataggtttatcaccaaaaaacttgaaatcaatatattgagatatcaaaatatttttggtaccttcctcttccgccttgaattttgtctcaagtgcatcccatattttctttgccgatttggtctcggtgtagaggttaTAGAGCCTATCAGAAAGGGCGTTggggatatgacccctacaaaggagatagTCATcctcctcttccttcttttctccacctcctcaggaGTATCCTTGTtagatggcgttgggagaggttctagagtggactctaCAATGTAGGTGATCGTGAGAGTGGTTAAGAGAAATCTCACCATTTCTTGCCAtgtagtgaaattggacccatcaaacctatccaacctcactaggtcttgattcatgatcttgatagtctcaccttccattgaaaaaaaaagaaggaaataagcttttgaatggtaagaaatattacaactctagacaaaatatcacaaataaataatattgattaaataatgttacaagtctatgactgaaaatacaaataaacaatagaagaattagaagaagcgAATGGAGGaatacaactctaaaaaaaaagatacaaataaaagcaaaagtgtttgtaataaaaagaaaagaaaagattacaactctaaacaagaaatataagtaaatagagaagaagaatatgaagatgaaaagcaatagaataaaagagaaGAATAAGAATCGAATGACAAACAAATCTCAcgcacactaccaaagtgaagagtgttggggatcaccaacttgaacaaggtttggaACCTATttttccaaaagcttattttcccctaattcaagcactaagggatctctcacagattttggaaattgttttctggaataatcaagcctctaggtgttttctagccaagtgctctaatggatagaaaagttgtgtcttacatgtgagcaataagctcctatttacagagtttagagacactctttgaatttcaaattccaccaaccccctggctgttaccaatgattaaatggatgtttatggaattaaaaatgagatttgtgagttatttgtgtttttggagccgttcaaaaaagattgaaaaaattggCCAGTTTGcctctgtggccgcggccactgatctCTGTTCCCCAGGCTGCGGCCACCAACAATCCTCGCCACAGCCACTGGCCAATTTAAGCACATGAATATGttctgtttttccaaatggttccaatccactcccaaatgattttgtaacccccaaaatacattattagggttaaaatcatatctctaacagtcatatcacatatggctttaagaaattcatctcaatattgtgtaacaacaaatctacacaataatgggcaatatttggaagttacatatttttcattgaatttgtaacaccgaatatgttacatatttggatattcacatatatctaaatattgtaactctctattatatgttacaatatgtgacactctttgtcacatttatttaatctaaaacattgtattataaaataatgtaatattacattatattataaaataatataacatattctatctagtcctatatgaccatgTCTGAGATGCCAAAGGTATGTGTCATTCTCATTTGAAACCTTATGTCTTTTGTCTCCTTTcagtttagctactttaaataattctgagttattTTGCTATCGTTCATTAAGCTTAAGCATATATAGTTCGTTTGTTTGTTCTGCTTcacaaattttgaaaccattctttgtaataacaatcacattattattaaaagaaatatcaaaagattgttcatgcaacatagataaagaaactaagtttctagaaaatcctagaataaaataaacattattcaaaataagaaaattgttcTTGAATTATAAACAGACTGTTCCCTTTGTTCTTCCTGAAacgagcgctccacttccaaATTGCATAGTCACCTCACCATTAGCAagttcccttgatgactcaagtatccgCGTAGCTCTTTGCCTACTTTGAGTGGTAAGCATCGTTTGACGAATCTTCTTAATCGCCTCGCTGGCTTCCCTAACCGCCTCAGGGCCTAAAATCTGCTTCTCCCCAATCTCATTCCAGTGCAAGGGAGATCTATATTTGcatccataaagcatctcatagggagccatcccaatagtggactGATACCTATTGTTATAAGGGAACTCCATCAGGGGTAGATACCGATTCCAAGACTCCGAAAAGTGCAAAGCACAAaatctcaacatatcttctacAATCTCAATAGTCCTCTCAAACTGCCCATAGCTCTGGTGATGAAAAGTGGAACTGAACTTTAACCTTTTTACCCATACCTTTCTGTAATCCCTTCTaaaagttcgatgtgaatacTGATcctcaataaaaaataattcactttggaaccccatgaagtctcactatctcgctGGCATACAACTCTCCATACTGATCCTTCGAGTAGGTGGTCTTAATTGGTAGAAAATGGGTGGATTT
The Humulus lupulus chromosome 6, drHumLupu1.1, whole genome shotgun sequence DNA segment above includes these coding regions:
- the LOC133785325 gene encoding uncharacterized protein LOC133785325; translated protein: MRPSKPHSTTSLLEQIREWQQIDEALMKPKALVQESGSVNFALSNRGLLRSKDNICVPKNDEIKATIMNDAHKTPYHSLHPGSTKMYRDLKALYWWPRMNKDVAKFVAKCLTCQKVKSYGQFERTIEIVEDMLRFCALHFSESWNRYLPLMEFPYNNRYQSTIGMAPYEMLYGCKYRSPLHWNEIGEKQILGPEAVREASEAIKKIRQTMLTTQSRQRATRILESSRELANGEVTMQFGSGALVSGRTKGTVCL